One genomic segment of Manis javanica isolate MJ-LG chromosome 7, MJ_LKY, whole genome shotgun sequence includes these proteins:
- the PWWP2B gene encoding PWWP domain-containing protein 2B isoform X2, which yields MTPRSGLFGLPSAPLAQPKDAPVNGCHGLAPAEGDTEAMQLGLGPPLPPCGDQPLETAGPETPPALVPLLAPGSLPPFPPYFEGAPFPPPLWLRNTYQQWVPQPPPRTIKRTRRRLTRNRDPGRLALSPIRLRPRQILCEKCKSTLSPPEASPGPPAPRPRRSPGPLREPGRPEGPQGGGDLAAEAAASRGKRDRPAGDRARVPRSPAIKISYSTPQGTGEVVEIPSRVHGSLEPFCPLQALHSSGQDPAAPRDRPPGGPSASIPKLKLTRPGPPGADLPPPKIRLKPRHLGTGEREPVYRAELVEELNGRRRGPWASSPGVLANGVHSGLVDLSSGSSGEDDSVRRCPQGTRGSDSLAFLATCPQTEMDRASESVWSSDSLDESRSTSSEVTSPDTCDLLSGDGVSAPSLSRDAQQTVPPLTVRLHTQSVSKCVTEDGRTVAVGDVVWGKIHGFPWWPARVLDISLSQKEDGEPSWQEAKVSWFGSPTTSFLSVSKLSPFSEFFKLRFNRKKRGLYRRAITEAADAVRHAAPEIRQLLTQFET from the exons ATGACGCCCAG GTCTGGCCTCTTCGGCCTCCCATCGGCTCCGCTGGCCCAGCCCAAGGATGCCCCTGTCAATGGCTGCCATGGCCTGGCCCCAGCAGAGGGGGACACCGAGGCGatgcagctggggctggggcccccGCTGCCTCCCTGTGGGGACCAGCCCCTTGAGACTGCGGGCCCCGAGACACCCCCAGCCCTCGTGCCGCTGCTGGCCCCTGGAAGCTTGCCCCCGTTCCCACCGTACTTTGAAGGTGCCCCTTTCCCTCCCCCGCTCTGGCTGAGAAACACGTACCAGCAGTGGGTGCCGCAGCCACCACCCCGGACCATCAAGAGGACTCGGCGACGCCTGACCCGCAACCGTGACCCGGGCCGGCTGGCCCTGAGCCCCATCCGCCTGCGGCCGCGCCAAATACTCTGCGAGAAGTGCAAGAGCACCCTGAGTCCCCCAGAGGCCAGCCCTGGGCCCCCGGCCCCCCGGCCACGCAGGAGCCCCGGCCCCCTCAGGGAGCCCGGCAGGCCTGAGGGCCCACAGGGCGGAGGCGACTTGGCGGCCGAGGCAGCTGCGAGCAGGGGCAAGAGGGACCGGCCGGCCGGGGACAGGGCCCGGGTGCCCAGGAGCCCAGCCATCAAGATCTCCTACAGCACCCCGCAGGGCACAGGCGAGGTGGTGGAGATCCCCTCCCGTGTGCACGGCTCCCTGGAGCCCTTCTGTCCCCTGCAGGCCCTGCACAGCAGTGGCCAGGACCCTGCGGCCCCGAGGGACAGGCCACCCGGCGGGCCCTCTGCCTCCATCCCAAAGCTGAAGCTGACGCGGCCTGGGCCTCCGGGTGCCGACCTGCCGCCCCCCAAGATCCGCCTGAAACCCCGCCACCTGGGGACTGGTGAGCGGGAGCCGGTCTACAGGGCTGAGCTGGTGGAGGAGCTCAATGGCCGCAGGCGAGGCCCCTGGGCCAGCTCACCCGGTGTCCTTGCCAATGGCGTTCACAGCGGGCTGGTGGACTTGTCTTCCGGGAGTTCTGGCGAGGACGACAGCGTCAGGAGGTGCCCCCAGGGCACACGTGGGAGCGACAGCCTGGCTTTCCTCGCCACCTGCCCTCAGACAGAGATGGATCGTGCCAGCGAGTCGGTGTGGAGCAGCGACAGCCTCGACGAGTCCAGATCGACCAGCTCAGAAGTCACATCACCAGACACGTGTGACCTCTTGTCTGGTGACGGGGTGTCTGCTCCGTCCTTGTCCAGGGACGCCCAGCAGACAGTCCCGCCACTCACGGTCAGGCTGCACACGCAGAGCGTCTCCAAGTGTGTCACAGAAGATGGAAGGACGGTGGCCGTGGGGGATGTTGTGTGGGGCAAGATCCATGGTTTCCCCTGGTGGCCAGCGCGTGTCCTTGACATCAGCCTCAGCCAGAAGGAGGACGGGGAGCCCTCTTGGCAAGAGGCAAAAGTCTCATGGTTTGGTTCTCCAACTACATCGTTCTTGTCTGTTTCAAaactctcccctttctctgaatttttCAAACTGAGATTTAACCGTAAGAAGAGGGGGTTGTATCGGAGAGCCATCACAGAGGCCGCAGACGCCGTGCGACACGCGGCCCCGGAAATAAGGCAGCTCTTAACCCAGTTTGAAACGTAA
- the PWWP2B gene encoding PWWP domain-containing protein 2B isoform X3, translating into MQLGLGPPLPPCGDQPLETAGPETPPALVPLLAPGSLPPFPPYFEGAPFPPPLWLRNTYQQWVPQPPPRTIKRTRRRLTRNRDPGRLALSPIRLRPRQILCEKCKSTLSPPEASPGPPAPRPRRSPGPLREPGRPEGPQGGGDLAAEAAASRGKRDRPAGDRARVPRSPAIKISYSTPQGTGEVVEIPSRVHGSLEPFCPLQALHSSGQDPAAPRDRPPGGPSASIPKLKLTRPGPPGADLPPPKIRLKPRHLGTGEREPVYRAELVEELNGRRRGPWASSPGVLANGVHSGLVDLSSGSSGEDDSVRRCPQGTRGSDSLAFLATCPQTEMDRASESVWSSDSLDESRSTSSEVTSPDTCDLLSGDGVSAPSLSRDAQQTVPPLTVRLHTQSVSKCVTEDGRTVAVGDVVWGKIHGFPWWPARVLDISLSQKEDGEPSWQEAKVSWFGSPTTSFLSVSKLSPFSEFFKLRFNRKKRGLYRRAITEAADAVRHAAPEIRQLLTQFET; encoded by the coding sequence atgcagctggggctggggcccccGCTGCCTCCCTGTGGGGACCAGCCCCTTGAGACTGCGGGCCCCGAGACACCCCCAGCCCTCGTGCCGCTGCTGGCCCCTGGAAGCTTGCCCCCGTTCCCACCGTACTTTGAAGGTGCCCCTTTCCCTCCCCCGCTCTGGCTGAGAAACACGTACCAGCAGTGGGTGCCGCAGCCACCACCCCGGACCATCAAGAGGACTCGGCGACGCCTGACCCGCAACCGTGACCCGGGCCGGCTGGCCCTGAGCCCCATCCGCCTGCGGCCGCGCCAAATACTCTGCGAGAAGTGCAAGAGCACCCTGAGTCCCCCAGAGGCCAGCCCTGGGCCCCCGGCCCCCCGGCCACGCAGGAGCCCCGGCCCCCTCAGGGAGCCCGGCAGGCCTGAGGGCCCACAGGGCGGAGGCGACTTGGCGGCCGAGGCAGCTGCGAGCAGGGGCAAGAGGGACCGGCCGGCCGGGGACAGGGCCCGGGTGCCCAGGAGCCCAGCCATCAAGATCTCCTACAGCACCCCGCAGGGCACAGGCGAGGTGGTGGAGATCCCCTCCCGTGTGCACGGCTCCCTGGAGCCCTTCTGTCCCCTGCAGGCCCTGCACAGCAGTGGCCAGGACCCTGCGGCCCCGAGGGACAGGCCACCCGGCGGGCCCTCTGCCTCCATCCCAAAGCTGAAGCTGACGCGGCCTGGGCCTCCGGGTGCCGACCTGCCGCCCCCCAAGATCCGCCTGAAACCCCGCCACCTGGGGACTGGTGAGCGGGAGCCGGTCTACAGGGCTGAGCTGGTGGAGGAGCTCAATGGCCGCAGGCGAGGCCCCTGGGCCAGCTCACCCGGTGTCCTTGCCAATGGCGTTCACAGCGGGCTGGTGGACTTGTCTTCCGGGAGTTCTGGCGAGGACGACAGCGTCAGGAGGTGCCCCCAGGGCACACGTGGGAGCGACAGCCTGGCTTTCCTCGCCACCTGCCCTCAGACAGAGATGGATCGTGCCAGCGAGTCGGTGTGGAGCAGCGACAGCCTCGACGAGTCCAGATCGACCAGCTCAGAAGTCACATCACCAGACACGTGTGACCTCTTGTCTGGTGACGGGGTGTCTGCTCCGTCCTTGTCCAGGGACGCCCAGCAGACAGTCCCGCCACTCACGGTCAGGCTGCACACGCAGAGCGTCTCCAAGTGTGTCACAGAAGATGGAAGGACGGTGGCCGTGGGGGATGTTGTGTGGGGCAAGATCCATGGTTTCCCCTGGTGGCCAGCGCGTGTCCTTGACATCAGCCTCAGCCAGAAGGAGGACGGGGAGCCCTCTTGGCAAGAGGCAAAAGTCTCATGGTTTGGTTCTCCAACTACATCGTTCTTGTCTGTTTCAAaactctcccctttctctgaatttttCAAACTGAGATTTAACCGTAAGAAGAGGGGGTTGTATCGGAGAGCCATCACAGAGGCCGCAGACGCCGTGCGACACGCGGCCCCGGAAATAAGGCAGCTCTTAACCCAGTTTGAAACGTAA
- the PWWP2B gene encoding PWWP domain-containing protein 2B isoform X1 has translation MEPRAGCRLPARVEQVVNGALLVTVSCGGRSFAGILLDCTKKSGLFGLPSAPLAQPKDAPVNGCHGLAPAEGDTEAMQLGLGPPLPPCGDQPLETAGPETPPALVPLLAPGSLPPFPPYFEGAPFPPPLWLRNTYQQWVPQPPPRTIKRTRRRLTRNRDPGRLALSPIRLRPRQILCEKCKSTLSPPEASPGPPAPRPRRSPGPLREPGRPEGPQGGGDLAAEAAASRGKRDRPAGDRARVPRSPAIKISYSTPQGTGEVVEIPSRVHGSLEPFCPLQALHSSGQDPAAPRDRPPGGPSASIPKLKLTRPGPPGADLPPPKIRLKPRHLGTGEREPVYRAELVEELNGRRRGPWASSPGVLANGVHSGLVDLSSGSSGEDDSVRRCPQGTRGSDSLAFLATCPQTEMDRASESVWSSDSLDESRSTSSEVTSPDTCDLLSGDGVSAPSLSRDAQQTVPPLTVRLHTQSVSKCVTEDGRTVAVGDVVWGKIHGFPWWPARVLDISLSQKEDGEPSWQEAKVSWFGSPTTSFLSVSKLSPFSEFFKLRFNRKKRGLYRRAITEAADAVRHAAPEIRQLLTQFET, from the exons ATGGAGCCGCGGGCCGGCTGCCGGCTGCCCGCGCGGGTGGAGCAGGTCGTCAACGGCGCGCTGCTGGTCACCGTGAGCTGCGGCGGGCGCAGCTTCGCCGGGATCCTGCTGGACTGCACGAAAAA GTCTGGCCTCTTCGGCCTCCCATCGGCTCCGCTGGCCCAGCCCAAGGATGCCCCTGTCAATGGCTGCCATGGCCTGGCCCCAGCAGAGGGGGACACCGAGGCGatgcagctggggctggggcccccGCTGCCTCCCTGTGGGGACCAGCCCCTTGAGACTGCGGGCCCCGAGACACCCCCAGCCCTCGTGCCGCTGCTGGCCCCTGGAAGCTTGCCCCCGTTCCCACCGTACTTTGAAGGTGCCCCTTTCCCTCCCCCGCTCTGGCTGAGAAACACGTACCAGCAGTGGGTGCCGCAGCCACCACCCCGGACCATCAAGAGGACTCGGCGACGCCTGACCCGCAACCGTGACCCGGGCCGGCTGGCCCTGAGCCCCATCCGCCTGCGGCCGCGCCAAATACTCTGCGAGAAGTGCAAGAGCACCCTGAGTCCCCCAGAGGCCAGCCCTGGGCCCCCGGCCCCCCGGCCACGCAGGAGCCCCGGCCCCCTCAGGGAGCCCGGCAGGCCTGAGGGCCCACAGGGCGGAGGCGACTTGGCGGCCGAGGCAGCTGCGAGCAGGGGCAAGAGGGACCGGCCGGCCGGGGACAGGGCCCGGGTGCCCAGGAGCCCAGCCATCAAGATCTCCTACAGCACCCCGCAGGGCACAGGCGAGGTGGTGGAGATCCCCTCCCGTGTGCACGGCTCCCTGGAGCCCTTCTGTCCCCTGCAGGCCCTGCACAGCAGTGGCCAGGACCCTGCGGCCCCGAGGGACAGGCCACCCGGCGGGCCCTCTGCCTCCATCCCAAAGCTGAAGCTGACGCGGCCTGGGCCTCCGGGTGCCGACCTGCCGCCCCCCAAGATCCGCCTGAAACCCCGCCACCTGGGGACTGGTGAGCGGGAGCCGGTCTACAGGGCTGAGCTGGTGGAGGAGCTCAATGGCCGCAGGCGAGGCCCCTGGGCCAGCTCACCCGGTGTCCTTGCCAATGGCGTTCACAGCGGGCTGGTGGACTTGTCTTCCGGGAGTTCTGGCGAGGACGACAGCGTCAGGAGGTGCCCCCAGGGCACACGTGGGAGCGACAGCCTGGCTTTCCTCGCCACCTGCCCTCAGACAGAGATGGATCGTGCCAGCGAGTCGGTGTGGAGCAGCGACAGCCTCGACGAGTCCAGATCGACCAGCTCAGAAGTCACATCACCAGACACGTGTGACCTCTTGTCTGGTGACGGGGTGTCTGCTCCGTCCTTGTCCAGGGACGCCCAGCAGACAGTCCCGCCACTCACGGTCAGGCTGCACACGCAGAGCGTCTCCAAGTGTGTCACAGAAGATGGAAGGACGGTGGCCGTGGGGGATGTTGTGTGGGGCAAGATCCATGGTTTCCCCTGGTGGCCAGCGCGTGTCCTTGACATCAGCCTCAGCCAGAAGGAGGACGGGGAGCCCTCTTGGCAAGAGGCAAAAGTCTCATGGTTTGGTTCTCCAACTACATCGTTCTTGTCTGTTTCAAaactctcccctttctctgaatttttCAAACTGAGATTTAACCGTAAGAAGAGGGGGTTGTATCGGAGAGCCATCACAGAGGCCGCAGACGCCGTGCGACACGCGGCCCCGGAAATAAGGCAGCTCTTAACCCAGTTTGAAACGTAA